The Malus domestica chromosome 13, GDT2T_hap1 genome includes a window with the following:
- the LOC103451773 gene encoding UDP-glucose 6-dehydrogenase 5-like: MVKICCIGAGYVGGPTMAVIALKCPDIEVAVVDISVSRINAWNSDTLPIYEPGLDDVVKQRREKNLFFSTDVEKHVMEADIVFVSVNTPTKTQGLGAGKAADLTYWESAARMIADVSKSDKIVVEKSTVPVKTAEAIEKILTHNSKGINFQILSNPEFLAEGTAIEDLFKPDRVLIGGRETPAGQKAIQALKSVYAHWVPEERIICSNLWSAELSKLAANAFLAQRISSVNAISALCEATGANVQEVAHAVGKDTRIGPKFLNASVGFGGSCFQKDILNLVYICECNGLPEVANYWKQVIKINDYQKSRFVNRVVSSMFNTVSGKKIAILGFAFKKDTGDTRETPAIDVCKGLLGDKARLSIYDPQVSEDQIQRDLSMKKFDWDHPIHLQPQSPPAVKQVGVAWDAYAATKDAHGICILTEWDEFKSLDYQQIYDQMQKPAFVFDGRNVVDAEKLRQIGFIVYSIGKPLDEWLKDMPAVA; this comes from the coding sequence ATGGTGAAGATCTGCTGCATTGGAGCTGGATATGTTGGTGGGCCTACTATGGCTGTGATTGCCCTTAAGTGCCCAGATATTGAAGTAGCTGTTGTTGACATTTCTGTGTCAAGGATCAATGCCTGGAACAGTGATACTCTCCCCATATATGAGCCAGGCCTTGATGATGTGGTGAAGCAGCGCAGAGAAAAGAACCTCTTCTTCAGCACTGATGTTGAAAAACATGTTATGGAGGCAGACATTGTCTTTGTTTCTGTCAACACGCCCACCAAAACCCAGGGTCTTGGAGCTGGTAAAGCAGCTGATCTTACCTACTGGGAGAGTGCTGCTCGTATGATTGCAGATGTTTCGAAGTCTGACAAAATTGTGGTTGAGAAATCAACGGTCCCAGTTAAAACAGCTGAGGCCATCGAAAAGATTCTGACCCACAACAGCAAAGGCATCAACTtccaaattctttcaaatcctGAGTTCCTTGCTGAGGGAACTGCAATCGAGGACCTTTTTAAGCCAGACCGTGTCCTCATTGGAGGACGGGAAACCCCAGCGGGTCAGAAGGCAATTCAAGCACTCAAGTCAGTCTATGCCCATTGGGTCCCTGAAGAAAGAATCATCTGCTCTAACTTGTGGTCTGCTGAGCTTTCAAAGCTTGCTGCCAACGCCTTCTTGGCACAGAGGATATCTTCTGTTAATGCCATATCTGCACTCTGTGAGGCAACTGGTGCAAATGTCCAAGAAGTGGCACATGCTGTTGGCAAGGACACAAGAATTGGGCCCAAGTTTTTAAATGCCAGTGTTGGTTTTGGCGGGTCTTGCTTCCAGAAGGATATCTTGAACTTGGTATATATCTGCGAGTGTAATGGCCTTCCCGAGGTAGCAAATTACTGGAAACAAGTCATTAAGATCAATGACTACCAGAAGTCTCGGTTTGTGAACCGTGTGGTTTCCTCAATGTTCAACACAGTCTCGGGTAAGAAGATTGCAATTCTGGGATTTGCCTTCAAGAAGGACACTGGTGACACCAGGGAGACCCCAGCCATTGATGTGTGCAAAGGGCTGTTGGGTGACAAGGCCCGGTTGAGCATCTATGACCCTCAGGTGAGTGAGGATCAAATCCAGAGGGATCTTTCTATGAAGAAGTTTGATTGGGACCATCCCATTCATCTTCAACCTCAGAGCCCCCCTGCTGTGAAGCAAGTTGGTGTAGCCTGGGATGCTTATGCGGCAACAAAGGATGCTCACGGAATCTGCATCCTGACCGAGTGGGATGAGTTCAAGAGTCTTGATTACCAACAGATTTATGATCAGATGCAGAAGCCTGCATTTGTGTTCGATGGAAGGAACGTGGTGGATGCTGAGAAGCTGAGGCAAA
- the LOC139190453 gene encoding protein ALTERED PHOSPHATE STARVATION RESPONSE 1-like: MWENMCTHHGSQLKIVTDLKSLDIAHTPMETTKHHHDRTVQLWNVLQEWHPHFEKLMIHQKQYIQALNSWLKLNLIPIESSLKQKISSPPRVQRPPIQALLHSWHDSLEKLSDELAKCAISSFAAEEGGMRSSPETLYPDNYMMGGVTPPDYEDEEDNACSENK; encoded by the exons ATGTGGGAGAACATGTGCACACATCACGGCAGCCAGTTGAAGATTGTTACAGACCTAAAGTCCCTAGACATTGCCCATACTCCGATGGAAACAACCAAGCACCACCATGACCGCACTGTCCAGCTTTGGAATGTTCTCCAAGAATGGCATCCTCACTTTGAAAAGCTCATGATTCATCAAAAACAATACATCCAAGCTCTTAATAGTTGGTTGAAGCTAAATCTCATACCTATCGAGAGCAGCTTAAAACAGAAAATCTCATCCCCGCCAAGAGTTCAGCGTCCACCAATCCAAGCTCTCCTCCATTCATGGCACGATTCTCTTGAAAAGCTTTCTGATGAACTCGCAAAATGTGCAATATCGTCCTTTGCGGCT GAGGAAGGGGGAATGAGAAGCTCACCAGAGACACTGTATCCAG ATAATTACATGATGGGCGGAGTTACTCCGCCGGACTATGAGGATGAGGAGGACAATGCTTGTTCGGAAAACAAGTAG
- the LOC103452317 gene encoding beta-glucosidase 40-like, protein MGSERGGLALVVTAFLLAVGFPKCLSDSDINRGSFPKGFVFGTASSAFQYEGAVKVDGRGPSIWDTFSHTFGKIADSSNADVAVDEYHHYKEDVQRMKDIGMDAYRFSISWTRIFPNGTGPINQAGVDYYNRLIDALLAKGIEPYVTLYHWDLPQALEDKYSGWLNPQVIKDFATYADACFQNFGDRVKHWITFNEPHTFSIQGYDVGLEAPGRCSIPPLLFCRAGNSATEPYTVAHNVILSHGTAADIYRRKYKSKQRGSVGASFDVIWYESATNSTADVVATKIAQDFQLGWFLDPFMFGDYPSSMRSRVGSRLPTFSKSESALIKGSLDFVGINHYTTFYGSNDTADIIGHLLNDSLADSGAITLPFKDGKPIGDRANSIWLYIVPEGMRKLMNYIKKKYGNPLVIITENGMDDPNSPFISLKDALKDTKRIKYHHDYLKNLLASIKEDGCNVKGYFAWSLLDNWEWAAGYTSRFGLYFVDYKDKLKRYPKDSVQWFTNFLNSTQTRPMII, encoded by the exons ATGGGGTCGGAAAGAGGAGGCCTAGCTTTGGTCGTCACAGCATTTCTATTGGCTGTTGGGTTTCCAAAATGTTTGTCGGATTCAGATATCAACAGGGGTAGCTTTCCCAAAGGTTTTGTCTTCGGAACTGCGTCTTCTGCTTTCCAG TACGAAGGTGCAGTTAAAGTGGACGGAAGGGGGCCTTCTATCTGGGACACCTTTTCACATACTTTTG GTAAAATAGCCGATTCCAGTAATGCAGATGTTGCTGTGGATGAGTATCACCATTATAAG GAGGATGTGCAACGTATGAAGGACATAGGAATGGATGCTTACAGATTTTCAATATCCTGGACTCGGATTTTTCCCA ATGGAACCGGGCCTATTAATCAGGCGGGTGTTGATTACTACAATCGTCTCATCGATGCATTGCTAGCCAAAG GAATTGAACCATATGTGACCCTCTATCACTGGGACCTCCCTCAAGCATTGGAAGACAAATACAGCGGGTGGCTCAACCCTCAAGTCAT AAAGGACTTTGCAACATACGCGGACGcatgttttcaaaattttggtgACAGGGTGAAGCACTGGATCACATTCAACGAGCCACATACATTTTCTATACAAGGATATGATGTAGGGCTCGAGGCACCGGGAAGGTGCTCTATCCCCCCTTTACTTTTCTGCAGGGCAGGAAACTCAGCAACTGAGCCTTACACAGTTGCTCACAATGTCATCCTGTCTCATGGAACTGCGGCTGATATTTACCGGAGAAAGTATAAG TCAAAACAGCGTGGATCGGTTGGGGCATCATTTGATGTTATCTGGTATGAATCAGCAACAAACTCGACAGCAGACGTCGTTGCAACTAAAATAGCCCAAGATTTTCAGCTTGGCTG GTTTCTTGATCCATTTATGTTTGGGGATTATCCAAGCTCTATGAGAAGTAGGGTTGGAAGTCGGCTGCCAACCTTTTCCAAATCCGAGTCTGCTCTAATTAAAGGGTCCTTGGATTTTGTGGGCATTAATCACTACACTACCTTCTATGGAAGCAACGATACCGCTGATATAATTGGACATCTACTCAATGACAGCCTTGCAGACTCTGGTGCCATTACTCTTC CATTCAAAGACGGAAAACCTATTGGCGATAGG GCGAATTCTATATGGTTATACATAGTGCCAGAGGGGATGAGAAAATTAATGAACTACATTAAGAAAAAGTACGGCAATCCTCTAGTGATTATCACTGAAAATG GCATGGATGACCCGAATAGCCCATTCATTTCTCTCAAGGATGCTCTAAAGGATACTAAAAGGATTAAATACCACCATGACTATCTTAAGAATTTGCTAGCTTCGATCAA AGAAGACGGCTGCAATGTGAAAGGCTATTTTGCTTGGTCTCTGCTGGATAATTGGGAATGGGCGGCTGGATACACTTCTCGATTTGGTCTCTATTTTGTGGATTATAAGGACAAGCTCAAGAGATACCCAAAGGACTCCGTTCAATGGTTCACGAATTTCTTGAATTCTACTCAAACAAGGCCAATGATCATCTGA
- the LOC103451774 gene encoding beta-glucosidase 40-like, with the protein MGSERGGLALVVTAFLLAVGFPTCLSDSDINRGSFPKGFVFGTASSAFQYEGAVKEDGRGPSIWDTFSHTFGKIADSSNADVAVDEYHRYKEDVQRMKDMGMDAYRFSISWTRIFPNGTGHINQAGVDYYNRLIDALLAKGIEPYVTLYHWDLPQALEDKYSGWLNPQVIKDFATYADACFQNFGDRVKHWITFNEPHTFSIQGYDVGLEAPGRCSIPLFLFCRAGNSATEPYMVAHNVILSHGTAADIYRRKYKSKQRGSVGASFDVIWYESATNSTADVIATKIAQDFQLGWFLDPFMFGDYPSSMRSRVGSRLPTFSKSESALIKGSLDFVGINHYTTFYGSNDTADIIGHLLNDSLADSGAITLPFKDGKPIGDRANSIWLYIVPEGMRKLMNYIKKKYGNPLVIITENGMDDPNSPFISLKDALKDTKRIKYHHDYLKNLLASIKEDGCNVKGYFAWSLLDNWEWAAGYTSRFGLYFVDYKDKLKRYPKDSVQWFTKFLNSTQTRQ; encoded by the exons ATGGGGTCGGAAAGAGGAGGCCTAGCTTTAGTCGTCACAGCATTTCTATTGGCTGTTGGGTTTCCAACATGTTTGTCGGATTCAGATATCAACAGGGGTAGCTTTCCCAAAGGTTTTGTTTTCGGAACTGCGTCTTCTGCTTTCCAG TACGAAGGTGCAGTTAAAGAGGACGGAAGGGGGCCTTCTATCTGGGACACCTTTTCACATACTTTTG GTAAAATAGCCGATTCCAGTAATGCAGATGTTGCTGTAGATGAGTATCACCGTTATAAG GAGGATGTGCAACGTATGAAGGATATGGGAATGGATGCTTACAGATTTTCGATATCCTGGACTCGGATTTTCCCCA ATGGAACCGGACACATTAATCAGGCGGGTGTTGATTACTACAATCGTCTCATCGATGCATTGCTAGCCAAAG GAATTGAACCGTATGTGACCCTCTATCACTGGGACCTCCCTCAAGCATTGGAAGACAAATACAGCGGGTGGCTCAACCCTCAAGTCAT AAAGGACTTTGCAACATATGCGGACGCATGCTTTCAAAATTTTGGTGACAGGGTGAAGCACTGGATCACATTCAACGAGCCACATACATTTTCTATACAAGGATATGATGTAGGGCTCGAGGCACCGGGAAGGTGCTCTATCccccttttccttttctgcaGGGCAGGAAACTCGGCAACTGAGCCTTACATGGTTGCTCACAATGTCATCCTGTCTCATGGAACCGCGGCTGATATTTACCGGAGAAAGTACAAG TCAAAACAGCGTGGATCGGTTGGGGCATCATTTGATGTTATCTGGTATGAATCAGCAACAAACTCGACAGCAGACGTCATTGCAACTAAAATAGCCCAAGATTTTCAGCTTGGCTG GTTTCTTGATCCATTTATGTTTGGGGATTATCCAAGCTCTATGAGAAGTAGGGTTGGAAGTCGGCTGCCAACCTTTTCCAAATCCGAGTCTGCTCTAATTAAAGGGTCCTTGGATTTTGTGGGCATTAATCACTACACTACCTTCTATGGAAGCAACGATACCGCTGATATAATTGGACATCTACTCAATGACAGCCTTGCAGACTCTGGTGCCATTACTCTTC CATTCAAAGACGGAAAACCTATTGGCGATAGG GCGAATTCTATATGGTTATACATAGTGCCAGAGGGGATGAGAAAATTAATGAACTACATTAAGAAAAAGTACGGCAATCCTCTAGTGATTATCACTGAAAATG GCATGGATGACCCGAATAGCCCATTCATTTCTCTCAAGGATGCTCTAAAGGATACTAAAAGGATTAAATACCACCATGACTATCTTAAGAATTTGCTAGCTTCGATCAA AGAAGACGGCTGCAATGTGAAAGGCTATTTTGCTTGGTCTCTGCTGGATAATTGGGAATGGGCGGCTGGATACACTTCTCGATTTGGTCTCTATTTTGTGGATTATAAGGACAAGCTCAAGAGATACCCAAAGGACTCCGTTCAATGGTTCACGAAATTCTTGAATTCTACTCAAACAAGGCAATGA